The Arachis ipaensis cultivar K30076 chromosome B07, Araip1.1, whole genome shotgun sequence genome includes a window with the following:
- the LOC107608912 gene encoding splicing factor, suppressor of white-apricot homolog isoform X5: MFVSKHGSQSEIVLRVKQGDNPTFGFLMPDHRLHSYFRYLVDHQELLTIDNNGNSSMDKNRSQGLDQTGGALSLLGSVYGSGEDEEGTNENTQEVERKVCEDSVGAANNASTETEQAESSSDAAKKDGSISKNPVSSLKEKVPVIRRNHSISNVKAVAASKEKTSDASDSVTNAADKSHTPVPNTTKISLPIVEPPSDLKRAIEKIAEFIVNNGKQFEAVLAEQDRAHGRFPFLVPSNRYHTYYLKVLQTTEESKLSGKVSEKQNSAGRAGERNTVREESDKHSCGSLGSDLPCDKDRKEKFKMIVGSKSKKDDQDQIPQDNQSQNVVSVNATAAAAILQAATRGIKKPNLELFTKTSSSNGQGLGSDGGHLSSTGSLYSSQLQRLVESSNLKVDISGSARAIAETVAIAAAREADSSEAHMTKEEKLKADRLKRAKMFAAMLKNGVAPVKSETTRGLSVDPPGSGLSGSDAEAGSLVGKEREGSSVPFDVDNSDRSQKSEEKHSVDNSDTSHKSKEKLAIDNNEQQKSKRKYRSRSGKQEEEEEEEEEEEENTEDKRDHKQSRKKHRSHRSSHSSHDRHKHKHKRKHSSSKDRYSHKRHKDDSSSDEEDHHSRHHHKKDSSDDDKYRSSRQRHKENNTSDNEHRRSRHRNKHYSSSDDDEQRHRSRNVKHRSRYHAEKERDLEEGEIVAKSDKSKAKEVGSDSREASVARVPSQSPETTEVSDELRAKIRAMLMANL, from the exons ATGTTTGTCAGCAAACATGGAAGCCAGTCAGAGATTGTTCTTCGAGTGAAACAAGGAGATAATCCTACATTTGGGTTCCTCATGCCTGATCATCGTCTTCATTCATACTTTAGGTATCTTGTTGATCATCAAGAACTTCTGACAATTGACAATAATGGAAATTCATCTATGGACAAGAATAGAAGTCAGGGTCTTGATCAAACAGGTGGTGCATTATCCTTGCTTGGATCTGTATATGGATCTGGAGAGGATGAGGAGGGTACAAACGAGAATACTCAGGAAGTAGAGAGAAAGGTGTGTGAGGATTCTGTTGGTGCTGCTAATAATGCTTCCACGGAAACAGAGCAAGCAGAATCTTCTTCAGATGCAGCAAAGAAGGATGGAAGCATCTCTAAAAATCCAGTATCCTCTTTGAAAGAAAAAGTTCCCGTCATAAGGCGCAATCATTCTATCAGCAATGTCAAGGCAGTAGCTGCATCTAAGGAAAAGACAAGTGATGCCTCAGATTCAGTGACTAATGCAGCGGACAAGTCACATACTCCTGTTCCCAATACAACTAAGATTAGTCTCCCTATCGTGGAACCACCATCTGACTTAAAGAGAGCTATTGAGAAGATAGCTGAGTTCATCGTAAATAATGGCAAACAGTTTGAGGCTGTTCTTGCTGAACAGGATCGTGCTCATGGAAGGTTCCCATTCCTTGTGCCATCAAATCGATATCATACATACTATTTGAAAGTTCTTCAAACTACTGAAGAG TCTAAGTTATCAGGCAAGGTCTCCGAAAAGCAGAATTCAGCAGGTCGTGCAGGTGAAAGAAACACTGTACGCGAAGAAAGTGATAAACATTCATGTGGATCTCTGGGTTCTGATCTACCATGTGATAAGGACCGGAAGGAGAAGTTCAAGATGATTGTTGGCAGCAAGTCAAAGAAGGATGATCAAGATCAGATTCCCCAAGACAATCAGTCTCAAAATGTAGTAAGCGTGAATGCAACAGCAGCAGCAGCTATTCTTCAGGCTGCCACTAGGGGTATTAAAAAACCAAATTTAGAACTCTTCACCAAGACATCAAGCAGTAATGGCCAAGGTCTTGGAAGTGATGGTGGCCATTTGTCCAGCACTGGGAGCTTGTACTCATCTCAACTCCAGCGATTGGTTGAAAGTTCAAATCTGAAGGTAGACATAAGTGGTTCTGCCCGGGCTATTGCTGAAACAGTAGCTATTGCAGCAGCGCGGGAGGCGGACTCCTCCGAAGCACATATGACCAAAGAGGAGAAGCTGAAGGCTGATAGATTGAAACGAGCAAAGATGTTTGCAGCCATGTTAAAAAATGGAGTTGCTCCAGTTAAAAGTGAAACCACACGGGGATTATCAGTTGATCCCCCAGGCTCTGGACTTTCAGGTTCTGATGCTGAGGCTGGGAGTCTTGTGGGTAAAGAAAGGGAAGGAAGTTCTGTTCCATTTGATGTTGATAATTCAGATAGAAGTCAAAAGTCTGAGGAGAAGCATTCCGTTGATAATTCTGATACAAGTCACAAGTCCAAGGAAAAACTCGCCATTGATAATAACGAGCAGCAGAAATCGAAACGGAAGTACCGTTCGAGATCTGGAAaacaggaagaggaagaggaggaggaggaggaggaggaagaaaacACAGAAGACAAAAGGGATCACAAACAATCGAGAAAAAAACACCGATCTCATCGATCTTCACACAGCAGCCACGACAGGCATAAGCACAAGCACAAGAGAAAACATTCCTCCTCCAAAGACAGGTATTCTCACAAAAGGCATAAGGATGACAGCTCCTCCGACGAAGAGGATCACCACTCGAGGCATCATCATAAAAAAGATAGCTCCGATGATGATAAGTATCGTTCCTCCCGGCAACGGCACAAAGAGAATAACACGTCAGACAACGAACATAGACGTTCTCGGCATCGGAATAAGCATTACAGTTCATCAGACGATGATGAGCAAAGGCATAGAAGCAGAAATGTAAAGCACAGGAGCAGATATCATGCAGAAAAGGAAAGGGACCTTGAGGAAGGGGAGATAGTAGCGAAATCAGACAAGTCAAAAGCCAAAGAGGTTGGAAGTGATAGCAGGGAGGCTTCTGTTGCAAGGGTACCATCCCAATCTCCAGAAACAACTGAGGTCtctgatgagcttagagccaaaATAAGAGCCATGTTGATGGCCAACTTGTAA